In Rhizobium sp. N324, a single genomic region encodes these proteins:
- a CDS encoding extracellular solute-binding protein: MLKSLTKTLLGAALIGASLAPHAFAETTLNALFMAQAAYSEADVRAMTDAFAKANPDIKVNLEFVPYEGLHDKTVLAQGSGGGYDVVLFDVIWPAEYATNKVLVDVSSRITEEMKKGVLPGAWTTVQYDGKYYGMPWILDTKYLFYNKEILEKAGIKAPPKTWDELTEQAKAIKDKGLLATPIAWSWSQAEAAICDYTTLVSAYGGDFLKDGKPAFQTGGGLDALKYMVSSYSSGLTNPNSKEFLEEDVRKVFENGDAAFALNWTYMYNMANDPKDSKVAGKVGVVPAPGVAGKSQASAVNGSMGLGITSASQHPDEAWKYITFMTSQATQNAYAKLSLPIWASSYEDPGVTKGQEELISAAKVGLAAMYPRPTTPKYQELSTALQQAIQESLLGQSTPEDALKSAADNSGL, translated from the coding sequence ATGCTGAAATCCCTTACCAAGACGCTTCTGGGTGCGGCCTTGATCGGCGCATCGCTTGCACCGCATGCTTTCGCCGAGACGACGCTGAACGCGCTTTTCATGGCGCAGGCCGCTTACAGCGAGGCCGATGTGCGCGCCATGACCGACGCCTTCGCCAAGGCGAACCCCGACATCAAGGTCAATCTCGAATTCGTTCCCTATGAGGGCCTGCACGATAAGACGGTGCTGGCGCAGGGTTCCGGCGGCGGTTACGACGTCGTGCTCTTCGACGTCATCTGGCCGGCCGAATACGCCACCAACAAGGTGCTGGTCGACGTCTCCTCCCGTATCACCGAGGAGATGAAGAAGGGCGTGCTGCCGGGCGCCTGGACCACCGTGCAGTATGACGGCAAATATTACGGCATGCCCTGGATCCTCGACACCAAATACCTGTTCTACAACAAGGAAATCCTCGAAAAGGCCGGCATCAAGGCGCCGCCGAAGACCTGGGACGAGCTGACCGAGCAGGCGAAGGCGATCAAGGACAAGGGCTTGCTCGCCACCCCGATCGCCTGGAGCTGGTCGCAGGCCGAAGCCGCGATCTGCGACTACACCACGCTCGTCAGCGCCTATGGCGGCGATTTCCTCAAGGACGGCAAGCCGGCCTTCCAGACCGGTGGCGGCCTCGATGCGCTGAAATACATGGTCTCCAGCTATTCCTCCGGCCTGACCAATCCCAACTCCAAGGAGTTCCTGGAAGAGGACGTCCGCAAGGTCTTCGAAAACGGCGATGCCGCCTTCGCGCTGAACTGGACCTACATGTACAACATGGCCAACGACCCGAAGGACAGCAAGGTCGCGGGCAAGGTTGGTGTCGTGCCGGCGCCGGGTGTCGCCGGTAAAAGCCAGGCGTCTGCCGTCAACGGCTCGATGGGCCTCGGCATCACCTCTGCCAGCCAGCATCCCGACGAGGCCTGGAAATACATCACCTTCATGACCTCGCAGGCCACACAAAATGCCTATGCCAAGCTCAGCCTGCCGATCTGGGCCTCCTCCTACGAGGATCCTGGTGTCACCAAAGGCCAGGAAGAACTGATCTCCGCCGCCAAGGTCGGCCTTGCCGCCATGTATCCGCGCCCGACGACGCCGAAATATCAGGAGCTTTCGACTGCGCTGCAGCAGGCGATCCAGGAATCGCTGCTCGGCCAGTCCACGCCGGAGGACGCGCTGAAGTCGGCCGCCGACAATAGCGGTCTCTGA